A DNA window from Vigna angularis cultivar LongXiaoDou No.4 chromosome 1, ASM1680809v1, whole genome shotgun sequence contains the following coding sequences:
- the LOC108321376 gene encoding subtilisin-like protease SBT1.7 — protein sequence MASISTTLPLLLSLLLLLGRYHAAQAPQPERGTYIVHVAKSEMPQSFEHHTVWYESSLKSVSDSAKIIYTYDNAIHGYATRLTAEEARLLESQTGILAVLPETRYELHTTRTPQFLGLDKSADMFPESSSASDVIVGVLDTGVWPESKSFDDTGLGPVPSSWKGECETGTNFSASNCNRKLIGARFFAKGCEAMLGPINETEESRSPRDDDGHGTHTASTAAGSVVSGASLFGYASGTARGMATRARVAAYKVCWKGGCFSSDILAAIESAIQDNVNVLSLSLGGGMADYYRDSVAIGAFSAMEKGILVSCSAGNAGPSPYSLSNVAPWITTVGAGTLDRDFPAYVALGNGLNFSGVSLYRGNALPDSPLPFVYAGNASNATNGNLCVTGTLSPEKVAGKVVLCDRGLTARVQKGSVVKSAGALGMVLSNTAANGEELVADAHLLPASAVGEKAGDAIKKYLFSEAKPTVSILFEGTKVGIQPSPVVAAFSSRGPNSITPQILKPDLIAPGVNILAGWSKAVGPTGLPVDNRRVDFNIISGTSMSCPHVSGLAALIKSVHPEWSPAAVRSALMTTAYTVYKTGEKLQDSATGKPSTPFDHGAGHVDPVAALNPGLVYDLTVDDYLGFLCALNYSASEINTLAKRKFECDAGKQYSVNNLNYPSFAVLFESGSGSGVVKHSRTVTNVGPAGTYKATVTSDAASVKISVEPEVLSLKENEKKSFVVSFSSSGSTQDRVNAFGRLEWSDGKHVVGTPISINWG from the coding sequence ATGGCTTCGATTTCCACAACTTTGCCTCTGCTTCTCTCGCTTCTTCTGTTACTCGGTCGCTACCATGCGGCTCAGGCGCCACAACCGGAGAGGGGAACCTACATTGTACACGTGGCAAAATCGGAAATGCCCCAAAGCTTTGAACACCATACCGTGTGGTATGAGTCCTCGCTCAAATCCGTCTCTGACTCGGCGAAAATCATTTACACCTACGATAACGCCATCCACGGATATGCGACTAGATTAACTGCGGAGGAAGCGCGTTTGCTGGAAAGCCAAACTGGGATTCTGGCGGTGTTGCCGGAGACGAGGTATGAACTTCACACGACGAGGACGCCGCAGTTCCTGGGTCTTGACAAGAGCGCGGACATGTTCCCCGAGTCGAGCTCCGCGAGTGACGTCATCGTCGGAGTCCTGGACACTGGCGTTTGGCCCGAGAGCAAGAGCTTCGACGACACGGGGCTTGGACCTGTTCCTAGTAGCTGGAAAGGCGAGTGTGAAACAGGAACGAACTTCAGTGCTTCCAACTGCAACAGAAAGTTGATCGGAGCCAGGTTCTTTGCGAAGGGTTGCGAGGCCATGTTGGGTCCTATTAACGAGACTGAGGAGTCTAGATCCCCTCGCGACGATGACGGTCACGGCACCCACACAGCCAGCACAGCCGCGGGATCTGTGGTTTCCGGCGCAAGTCTTTTCGGTTACGCATCCGGGACGGCGCGTGGGATGGCGACGCGCGCGAGAGTCGCTGCTTACAAGGTTTGCTGGAAGGGAGGGTGTTTCAGTTCGGATATTCTTGCGGCAATTGAGAGCGCGATACAAGACAACGTTAATGTGTTGTCGTTGTCGCTTGGTGGTGGAATGGCTGATTATTACAGAGACAGTGTCGCTATTGGAGCTTTTTCCGCGATGGAGAAAGGGATTTTAGTTTCTTGCTCCGCTGGGAACGCGGGTCCTAGTCCTTACAGTCTCTCAAACGTGGCACCATGGATAACGACCGTGGGTGCCGGTACTCTGGATCGTGACTTCCCTGCTTATGTTGCTCTAGGGAATGGACTTAACTTCTCCGGCGTGTCGCTATACCGAGGTAACGCTTTACCTGATTCACCGTTACCGTTTGTTTACGCAGGCAATGCCAGCAACGCTACGAACGGGAACTTGTGCGTGACGGGAACCTTGTCGCCCGAGAAAGTAGCCGGAAAGGTTGTGTTATGTGATCGTGGATTAACTGCTAGGGTACAGAAAGGTTCAGTTGTGAAATCCGCCGGTGCTTTGGGCATGGTGTTGAGCAACACGGCCGCCAACGGCGAGGAGTTGGTGGCTGATGCTCATCTGTTGCCGGCGTCGGCGGTGGGGGAGAAAGCAGGCGACGCCATCAAGAAGTATTTGTTTTCCGAGGCTAAACCGACGGTGAGTATTTTGTTCGAGGGAACGAAGGTGGGGATTCAGCCATCACCTGTGGTTGCGGCGTTTAGCTCAAGAGGTCCCAACTCGATCACGCCTCAGATCCTGAAACCAGATCTGATCGCGCCAGGTGTCAACATCTTGGCGGGGTGGTCAAAGGCCGTGGGTCCCACAGGTTTGCCCGTTGATAACAGGCGCGTGGATTTCAATATCATCTCTGGGACCTCGATGTCTTGTCCTCACGTGAGCGGATTAGCCGCTTTGATAAAATCGGTTCACCCAGAGTGGAGCCCAGCCGCGGTTCGATCGGCTCTCATGACAACGGCTTACACCGTTTACAAAACCGGTGAGAAGTTGCAAGACAGTGCAACGGGAAAACCCTCCACGCCGTTTGATCACGGAGCGGGACACGTGGACCCGGTGGCTGCCCTCAATCCAGGGCTGGTGTATGATCTAACAGTGGATGATTATCTTGGTTTTCTCTGCGCGTTAAACTACTCTGCCTCAGAAATCAACACCCTGGCGAAGAGAAAATTCGAGTGCGACGCGGGCAAACAGTACAGTGTGAACAACCTGAACTACCCGTCGTTCGCGGTGTTGTTTGAATCCGGGAGTGGGTCCGGCGTGGTGAAGCACAGTCGAACCGTCACTAACGTGGGGCCCGCGGGAACGTACAAGGCTACGGTGACGTCAGACGCGGCCTCAGTGAAAATCTCGGTTGAACCGGAAGTGCTGAGTTTGAAGGAGAACGAGAAAAAATCGTTCGTGGTAAGTTTTTCATCCTCGGGTTCCACACAAGACAGAGTGAATGCGTTTGGACGGTTGGAATGGTCTGATGGGAAGCACGTGGTTGGGACCCCAATCTCAATTAACTGGGGTTGA